The following are encoded in a window of Amycolatopsis lexingtonensis genomic DNA:
- a CDS encoding ABC transporter ATP-binding protein codes for MSTAEAPAEAVPDRGAPAVQLTGITKRFPGVVANSDVNLTVTAGEVHAICGENGAGKSTLMKILYGMQPPDEGTIAINGEEVRLRNPQDAIRAGIGMVHQHFMLADNLTVGENVFLGAEALHGIGRAARARLAELAERTGLHAKPDTLLEELGVADRQRVEIVKVLYRGAKIIILDEPTAVLVPQEVDALFATVREMKADGYTFLFISHKLDEVRAIADTVTVIRRGTTVGTADPKTITSRQLAEMMVGSELPSPETRESTVTDRDVLRLTGLTLGAEGSDRNALDDVTFTVRAGEVLGIAGVEGNGQTELVETIMGMRKPSGGTIELVDAEGKARDLTKAGTLARREAGIGYIAEDRTRHSLLLQQPLWVNRILGYQTREPVSKGQLLDIAGARADTERIVRDYDVRTPGIDVPAAALSGGNQQKLIVGRELSGNPVLLVASHPTRGVDVGAQALIWEQIRQARAAGLAVLLISADLDELIGLSDTIRVMLRGRLVSEADPATVTPQELGSAMTGAGEGDEE; via the coding sequence ATGAGCACAGCCGAGGCCCCGGCCGAGGCCGTCCCCGACCGGGGCGCCCCCGCCGTCCAGCTGACCGGGATCACCAAGCGCTTTCCCGGCGTGGTGGCCAACTCCGACGTCAACCTCACCGTCACCGCCGGCGAGGTGCACGCCATCTGTGGCGAGAACGGCGCCGGCAAGTCCACCCTGATGAAGATCCTGTACGGCATGCAGCCGCCGGACGAGGGCACCATCGCGATCAACGGCGAAGAGGTGCGGCTGCGCAACCCGCAGGACGCCATCCGCGCCGGCATCGGCATGGTGCACCAGCACTTCATGCTCGCCGACAACCTCACCGTCGGCGAGAACGTCTTCCTCGGCGCCGAGGCCCTGCACGGCATCGGCCGCGCCGCCCGCGCGCGGCTGGCCGAGCTCGCGGAGCGGACCGGCCTGCACGCCAAGCCGGACACGCTGCTGGAGGAGCTCGGCGTCGCCGACCGCCAGCGCGTCGAGATCGTCAAGGTGCTCTACCGCGGGGCGAAGATCATCATCCTGGACGAGCCGACCGCGGTGCTGGTGCCGCAGGAGGTCGACGCGCTGTTCGCGACCGTCCGGGAGATGAAGGCCGACGGCTACACCTTCCTCTTCATCTCGCACAAGCTCGACGAGGTGCGCGCGATCGCCGACACCGTCACGGTGATCCGGCGCGGCACGACCGTCGGGACCGCCGACCCGAAGACGATCACCTCCCGGCAGCTCGCGGAGATGATGGTCGGCTCGGAGCTGCCCAGCCCGGAGACCCGCGAGTCCACGGTCACCGACCGGGACGTGCTGCGGCTGACCGGCCTGACGCTCGGCGCCGAGGGCTCCGACCGCAACGCGCTCGACGACGTCACCTTCACCGTGCGCGCGGGCGAGGTGCTCGGCATCGCCGGCGTCGAGGGCAACGGGCAGACCGAGCTCGTCGAGACGATCATGGGCATGCGCAAGCCGTCCGGCGGCACGATCGAGCTGGTCGATGCCGAAGGAAAAGCCCGCGACCTGACGAAGGCGGGCACGCTGGCGCGGCGCGAGGCCGGCATCGGCTACATCGCCGAAGACCGCACGCGGCACAGCCTGCTGCTGCAGCAACCGTTGTGGGTCAACCGGATCCTGGGGTACCAGACCCGCGAACCGGTCTCGAAAGGACAGTTGCTCGACATCGCCGGCGCCCGCGCCGACACCGAGCGGATCGTCCGCGACTACGACGTCCGCACGCCGGGCATCGACGTCCCGGCCGCGGCGCTCTCGGGCGGCAACCAGCAGAAGCTGATCGTCGGGCGCGAGCTGTCCGGCAACCCGGTGCTGCTGGTGGCTTCGCACCCCACGCGCGGCGTCGACGTCGGCGCGCAGGCGCTGATCTGGGAGCAGATCCGCCAGGCCCGCGCCGCCGGGCTCGCGGTGCTGCTGATCTCCGCCGACCTCGACGAGCTGATCGGCCTGTCCGACACGATCCGGGTCATGCTGCGCGGGCGCCTCGTCAGCGAGGCCGACCCCGCCACCGTGACCCCGCAGGAACTGGGCTCCGCGATGACCGGCGCTGGGGAGGGTGACGAAGAATGA
- a CDS encoding BMP family lipoprotein: MRGTALAAAAMAGVLALAGCAKDSSGGSSSNNTAASSGGSDCVTAQKPPAAPAAASSSTAAGAKVDGSKLKIGLAFDVGGRGDASFNDAAAAGTDKAKSELGVTTVNESTASASEAESAKQQRLDQMAASGLNPIIAVGFAYAPSVKVVAAKYPNTKFAIVDDDSIQLPNVTPLVFAEEQGSFLAGVAAAYKSKNCHVGFVGGVNTPLIQKFEAGFLQGAKTVSSKIKIEDDYLTPAGDFSGFQDPAKGNVKAAAEIAKGADVIYHAAGASGKGVFDAAKAGNALAIGVDSDQYNQKTVAADKDVIITSMLKRVDVAVFDYVTALAKGDLTTLPKRFDLKVDGVGYATSGGKVDDIKDVLDGYKAQIISGAITVSDKPQK, encoded by the coding sequence ATGCGTGGAACCGCGCTGGCCGCCGCGGCCATGGCCGGGGTGCTCGCCCTGGCCGGGTGCGCCAAGGACTCCAGCGGTGGTAGCAGCTCGAACAACACCGCGGCCTCTTCGGGCGGTTCCGACTGCGTCACCGCGCAGAAGCCGCCCGCCGCACCCGCCGCGGCGAGCAGCTCGACCGCCGCCGGGGCGAAGGTCGACGGCAGCAAGCTGAAGATCGGCCTGGCGTTCGACGTCGGCGGCCGGGGTGACGCGTCCTTCAACGACGCCGCCGCCGCGGGCACTGACAAGGCGAAGTCCGAGCTCGGCGTGACCACGGTCAACGAGAGCACCGCGTCCGCCAGCGAGGCCGAGTCGGCCAAGCAGCAGCGCCTCGACCAGATGGCCGCCTCGGGCCTGAACCCGATCATCGCGGTCGGCTTCGCCTACGCGCCGTCGGTCAAGGTCGTCGCGGCCAAGTACCCGAACACCAAGTTCGCGATCGTCGACGACGACTCGATCCAGCTCCCGAACGTGACGCCGCTGGTCTTCGCCGAGGAGCAGGGCTCGTTCCTGGCCGGCGTCGCCGCCGCGTACAAGAGCAAGAACTGCCACGTCGGCTTCGTCGGCGGGGTCAACACCCCGCTGATCCAGAAGTTCGAGGCCGGCTTCCTGCAGGGCGCGAAGACGGTTTCGTCCAAGATCAAGATCGAGGACGACTACCTGACCCCGGCCGGTGACTTCTCCGGGTTCCAGGACCCGGCGAAGGGCAACGTCAAGGCCGCGGCCGAGATCGCCAAGGGCGCGGACGTGATCTACCACGCCGCCGGCGCCTCCGGCAAGGGCGTGTTCGACGCCGCCAAGGCGGGCAACGCGCTGGCCATCGGTGTCGACTCCGACCAGTACAACCAGAAGACCGTCGCCGCCGACAAGGACGTCATCATCACGTCCATGCTCAAGCGCGTCGACGTCGCCGTCTTCGACTACGTCACCGCGCTCGCCAAGGGCGACCTGACGACCCTGCCGAAGCGGTTCGACCTCAAGGTCGACGGCGTCGGCTACGCCACCTCCGGTGGCAAGGTCGACGACATCAAGGACGTCCTCGACGGCTACAAGGCCCAGATCATCTCGGGCGCGATCACCGTCTCGGACAAGCCGCAGAAGTAA
- the sdhC gene encoding succinate dehydrogenase, cytochrome b556 subunit, producing the protein MSTTASTATEAGASDRAGASRRQGTFYRGDPGMWSWVLHRITGVLTFFFLFVHVLDTALVRVSPNTYDQVIETYKTPIVNLLEVGLVGAVLFHALNGIRVMLVDFWSKGPKLQKAMLWVIGVVWVVVMVPGAFFMLKRTVETLFGGN; encoded by the coding sequence ATGTCCACCACGGCGAGCACTGCCACCGAGGCAGGGGCGAGCGATCGGGCGGGTGCCTCACGCCGGCAGGGAACCTTCTACCGGGGCGACCCCGGCATGTGGTCCTGGGTGCTGCACCGCATCACCGGCGTGCTCACATTCTTCTTCCTGTTCGTGCACGTGCTCGACACCGCGCTCGTGCGCGTGTCGCCGAACACCTACGACCAGGTCATCGAGACCTACAAGACCCCGATCGTCAACCTCCTCGAGGTCGGCCTCGTCGGCGCGGTCCTCTTCCACGCGCTCAACGGCATCCGCGTCATGCTGGTCGACTTCTGGTCGAAGGGCCCGAAGCTGCAGAAGGCGATGCTGTGGGTCATCGGCGTGGTCTGGGTCGTCGTGATGGTCCCCGGTGCCTTCTTCATGCTGAAGCGCACCGTCGAAACGCTCTTCGGGGGTAACTGA
- a CDS encoding succinate dehydrogenase hydrophobic membrane anchor subunit, protein MADLALANPRAPKRPAARRSNFELYSWLFMRISGLALVILVLGHLLIMNILDGGVHRINWGFVAGRWASPFWQFWDLAMLWLAEIHGGNGLRTIIDDYARKDSTRFWLKIVLYVSMVLILAVGTMVIFTFDPNMPAN, encoded by the coding sequence ATGGCCGACCTCGCCCTCGCGAACCCCCGCGCGCCGAAGCGTCCGGCCGCGCGCCGGAGCAACTTCGAGCTCTACAGCTGGCTGTTCATGCGGATCTCCGGCCTGGCGCTGGTCATCCTGGTGCTCGGCCACCTGCTGATCATGAACATCCTCGACGGCGGTGTGCACCGGATCAACTGGGGCTTCGTCGCCGGCCGCTGGGCTTCGCCGTTCTGGCAGTTCTGGGACCTGGCCATGCTCTGGCTCGCCGAGATCCACGGCGGCAACGGCCTGCGCACCATCATCGACGACTACGCGCGCAAGGACAGCACGCGGTTCTGGCTGAAGATCGTGCTGTACGTCTCGATGGTGCTGATCCTGGCCGTCGGCACGATGGTGATCTTCACCTTCGACCCGAACATGCCCGCGAACTGA